Proteins encoded in a region of the Atopobium sp. oral taxon 416 genome:
- the ilvD gene encoding dihydroxy-acid dehydratase: MEEETKSKIRQEAADLATKLQPRSGKFRKISPEMDPLRLGTGWTVEDLDKPQIIIESTFGDSHPGSEGLFELVEEVRKGVAEAGGHGARYFCTDICDGEAQGHDGINYSLPSRDMIANMIEIHAKATPFDAGVFVASCDKGLPANLMALGRINIPSIVVTGGVMDAGPHLLTLEQLGAISARYERGEISEEEFEFAKHNACPSCGACSFMGTASTMQVTAEALGLTLPGTALLPATSSDLREFARAAGRQSVWLSEHNLCPRDIVTKESFENVIMVHAAISGSTNSLLHIPTIAREFGIEITADDFDRLHRGAHYLLNVRPAGEWPAQFFYYAGGVPRIMEEIKSMLHLDVMTVTGKTLGENLEDLKANGYYERCGHYLEKWGLKREDIIRPFDQAFGTDGSIAILHGNLAPDGAVVKHTVVPREMFKATLKARPFDCEEDAIHAVLTHEIKPGDAVIIRYEGPKGSGMPEMFYTTEAIASDPELGASIALITDGRFSGASKGPAIGHVSPEAAVGGPIALVEEGDLIRIDIPGRSLEIVGIAGKEMDHAEVDAVLAKRRAAWKPKPNRYTSGTLKFFTEHAVSAIKGGYME; the protein is encoded by the coding sequence ATGGAAGAAGAAACAAAATCCAAGATTCGGCAGGAGGCTGCTGACCTGGCTACAAAGCTTCAGCCGCGTTCTGGAAAGTTCCGCAAGATAAGCCCCGAGATGGATCCACTGCGTCTGGGAACTGGCTGGACTGTCGAGGATCTCGACAAGCCGCAGATTATCATCGAATCCACCTTCGGAGATTCGCATCCAGGCTCTGAGGGCCTGTTCGAACTCGTCGAGGAAGTCCGCAAAGGTGTCGCCGAGGCTGGCGGACACGGAGCTCGCTATTTCTGCACCGACATCTGCGACGGCGAAGCCCAGGGGCATGACGGTATCAACTATTCACTGCCGAGCCGTGACATGATTGCCAATATGATCGAGATTCATGCTAAGGCCACCCCGTTCGATGCAGGCGTATTCGTTGCGAGCTGTGACAAGGGCCTGCCTGCAAATCTCATGGCTCTAGGCCGCATCAATATCCCGTCGATTGTCGTCACTGGTGGCGTCATGGATGCTGGTCCCCATCTGCTCACGCTCGAGCAGCTCGGCGCCATCTCCGCCCGTTACGAGCGTGGCGAAATTTCCGAGGAAGAATTCGAGTTTGCCAAGCACAATGCCTGTCCGAGCTGTGGTGCCTGCTCGTTTATGGGCACGGCGTCTACCATGCAGGTGACAGCCGAAGCTCTGGGCCTCACGCTTCCTGGCACAGCGCTGCTGCCTGCCACGAGTTCGGATCTGCGCGAGTTCGCTCGTGCAGCCGGACGCCAGTCTGTCTGGCTCTCTGAACATAATCTCTGCCCTCGTGATATCGTGACCAAGGAGTCCTTCGAGAATGTCATCATGGTCCACGCTGCCATCTCCGGGTCGACCAACTCCCTGCTGCATATCCCCACAATTGCCCGTGAATTCGGCATCGAGATAACTGCCGATGACTTCGATCGCCTGCACCGTGGCGCTCACTATCTGCTCAATGTCCGTCCTGCGGGTGAGTGGCCTGCACAGTTCTTCTACTATGCAGGCGGCGTGCCGCGCATCATGGAGGAGATCAAGTCGATGCTCCACCTCGATGTCATGACCGTTACCGGCAAGACGCTCGGCGAGAATCTCGAGGACCTCAAGGCCAATGGTTACTACGAGAGGTGCGGGCACTACCTTGAGAAGTGGGGCCTCAAGCGCGAGGATATCATCCGCCCGTTCGACCAGGCATTCGGTACCGATGGCTCCATCGCTATTCTCCACGGAAACCTTGCTCCTGACGGCGCTGTTGTGAAGCACACTGTCGTGCCGCGCGAGATGTTCAAGGCTACGCTCAAGGCACGTCCCTTCGACTGCGAGGAGGATGCAATACATGCTGTGCTTACGCATGAAATCAAGCCGGGCGATGCTGTGATCATCCGCTACGAAGGTCCCAAGGGCTCCGGTATGCCCGAGATGTTCTATACCACTGAAGCCATTGCAAGCGATCCTGAGCTCGGTGCAAGCATTGCACTTATCACTGATGGTCGCTTCTCCGGTGCCTCCAAGGGTCCGGCTATCGGCCATGTTTCGCCTGAGGCAGCCGTAGGCGGTCCAATTGCTCTTGTCGAGGAAGGTGACCTGATCCGCATCGATATTCCCGGTCGCTCTCTCGAGATCGTCGGTATCGCTGGCAAAGAGATGGACCACGCTGAGGTCGATGCCGTGCTCGCTAAACGCCGCGCTGCTTGGAAGCCGAAGCCAAACCGCTATACCTCCGGTACGCTCAAGTTTTTCACTGAGCATGCGGTTTCGGCAATCAAGGGCGGCTACATGGAGTAG
- the atpF gene encoding F0F1 ATP synthase subunit B, with translation MKLNKTSFFRNTAASVVGFVAFALPTLALADDGSSGGGGMALLIPRPAEFIPACIAFVIIWIVLAKFAWPSVVKAMDARENKIKSDLDDAAKSKADAAKSAKEAKRAIDEANHKADEIVAEAKKQAEAERSQVLAKAQKDAAATIAKAHDVVESERHKAMVDLSNSVVDLSVQIAGKIIGDGLSEQQQRDLAEKYLEEIGNDDAK, from the coding sequence ATGAAATTGAACAAAACGAGCTTCTTCCGCAATACCGCGGCGAGTGTAGTGGGCTTCGTCGCCTTTGCGCTCCCGACACTAGCGCTGGCTGACGATGGCTCTTCAGGCGGTGGTGGAATGGCGCTGCTGATCCCGAGACCGGCAGAGTTCATCCCGGCTTGCATTGCCTTTGTCATTATCTGGATCGTCCTCGCTAAGTTCGCGTGGCCTTCCGTGGTAAAGGCAATGGATGCCCGTGAGAATAAGATCAAATCCGATCTGGATGACGCGGCAAAATCGAAGGCCGATGCAGCGAAGAGCGCGAAGGAAGCGAAGCGAGCCATCGATGAGGCAAACCACAAGGCCGATGAGATCGTTGCTGAGGCGAAAAAGCAGGCTGAGGCTGAGCGTTCTCAGGTCCTGGCCAAAGCGCAGAAGGATGCTGCGGCTACGATCGCCAAGGCTCACGATGTTGTGGAATCTGAGCGTCACAAAGCGATGGTCGATCTTTCAAACTCCGTCGTCGATCTGTCTGTCCAGATCGCCGGCAAGATTATCGGAGACGGCCTGAGCGAGCAACAGCAGCGTGATCTCGCTGAGAAGTATCTTGAGGAAATAGGAAACGACGATGCCAAATAG
- the atpA gene encoding F0F1 ATP synthase subunit alpha produces MSESINPNAIISKLEKQLNDVTTTVDTQESSVVTQVGDGIARIAGLRSAMEGELLQFTSSETGNTVYGLAQNLDERSVGAVLFGDADAIKEGDECRTTGRVMNIPVGHEMLGRTVNPLGQPIDGLGPIHTTHRRPIEFKAPGIMERQPVNEPVQTGLLAIDAMVPIGRGQRELIIGDRKTGKTSIAIDTIVNQKDTDIICIYVAIGQKASTVATIREALRTHGVLDKTIIVSATAAVSAPMQYIAPMAGAAIGEYFMYNDKNGHPADAKHPGGHVLVVYDDLSKQAVAYRQMSLTLHRPPGREAYPGDIFYLHSRLLERACKLSDENGAGSMTALPIIETQDGDVSAYIPTNVISITDGQIYLQTNLFFQGQRPAVDVGISVSRVGGSAQLKSMKQVAGTLRSDLAYYRDKQAFSQFGSDLDATTQYQLNHGARMMELLKQGRYYALDVADQVLTLFAGKEGYVDDLDMDLVIPFRDEMVQYMKERHDGIRQEIRKNRISDAMGDRIKTHLDHFKQSFLEKHHVKQDAGATDSADENEKA; encoded by the coding sequence ATGAGTGAATCCATCAACCCGAATGCCATCATATCGAAGCTTGAGAAACAGTTGAATGATGTGACGACAACGGTTGACACACAGGAATCTTCTGTAGTGACCCAGGTGGGTGACGGTATTGCCCGTATTGCGGGTCTAAGAAGCGCTATGGAGGGTGAGCTGCTCCAATTTACCAGCTCTGAGACAGGCAATACCGTGTATGGCCTGGCGCAGAACCTGGATGAGCGCAGTGTCGGAGCTGTGCTGTTCGGTGACGCTGACGCGATCAAGGAAGGTGACGAGTGCCGCACGACCGGCCGTGTTATGAATATCCCGGTTGGCCATGAGATGCTCGGCCGCACCGTCAACCCGCTGGGCCAGCCGATCGACGGCTTAGGCCCGATCCATACGACGCACCGCCGCCCGATCGAGTTCAAGGCTCCGGGCATCATGGAGCGCCAGCCGGTCAACGAGCCGGTGCAGACTGGCCTTCTGGCAATCGACGCAATGGTGCCGATTGGCCGTGGTCAGCGTGAGCTGATCATCGGCGACCGTAAGACTGGAAAGACCTCCATCGCAATCGATACGATTGTCAACCAGAAAGATACGGACATCATCTGTATCTATGTCGCAATCGGTCAGAAGGCTTCAACGGTCGCTACGATCCGTGAAGCACTGCGCACTCACGGCGTCCTGGACAAGACGATCATCGTCTCCGCAACGGCGGCGGTATCGGCCCCTATGCAGTACATCGCGCCGATGGCGGGTGCCGCAATCGGCGAGTATTTCATGTACAACGATAAGAACGGACACCCTGCAGATGCAAAGCACCCCGGCGGCCATGTTCTGGTTGTCTATGACGACCTCTCCAAACAGGCAGTGGCGTACCGTCAGATGTCCCTGACGCTGCACAGACCGCCTGGACGTGAGGCCTACCCGGGTGACATCTTCTACCTGCATTCCCGCCTGTTGGAGCGCGCATGCAAGCTCTCCGATGAGAACGGCGCGGGTTCGATGACGGCACTGCCGATCATTGAGACGCAGGACGGCGACGTGTCAGCCTATATTCCGACCAATGTGATCTCCATCACCGACGGCCAGATCTATCTGCAGACCAACCTGTTCTTCCAGGGGCAGCGTCCGGCAGTCGATGTCGGTATCTCCGTGTCCCGTGTCGGCGGCTCCGCACAGCTGAAATCTATGAAGCAGGTTGCCGGTACCCTGCGCTCCGACTTGGCGTACTACCGCGACAAGCAGGCGTTCTCCCAGTTCGGAAGCGACCTGGATGCGACGACGCAGTATCAGCTCAACCACGGCGCCCGTATGATGGAGCTCTTGAAGCAAGGCCGGTATTATGCACTCGATGTCGCAGACCAGGTTCTGACCCTATTCGCAGGCAAAGAGGGGTATGTCGACGACCTCGATATGGATCTCGTCATCCCATTCAGAGACGAAATGGTCCAGTACATGAAGGAGCGCCACGACGGTATCCGTCAGGAGATCAGAAAGAACCGCATCTCTGACGCAATGGGGGACCGTATCAAGACACACCTTGATCACTTTAAGCAGAGCTTCCTGGAGAAGCATCACGTAAAGCAGGATGCTGGCGCCACAGACTCTGCGGACGAGAACGAGAAAGCGTGA
- the atpH gene encoding ATP synthase F1 subunit delta, translating into MPNRDDEEKVEAYTRALLNAARSEGRANADLVQWQHAVKFTPEVLETLTAMRSDNDQDLVRKVADQYQTMMENDDETVTVTVTTAIPLDDEMRDKIIKKFEKQLKSPVYLVSRVDSSIIGGIIVSVNGHRYDASVKAQLANIRKKLSSTFIGSDE; encoded by the coding sequence ATGCCAAATAGAGATGATGAGGAAAAGGTAGAGGCGTATACCCGCGCTCTGCTGAATGCCGCTCGCTCTGAGGGCAGAGCCAATGCGGACTTGGTACAGTGGCAACACGCTGTGAAGTTCACCCCTGAGGTCTTGGAGACCCTGACCGCGATGCGGTCAGACAATGACCAGGACCTGGTGCGTAAGGTGGCTGACCAGTATCAAACCATGATGGAAAACGACGATGAGACCGTCACCGTGACGGTTACGACCGCCATTCCACTGGATGATGAGATGAGAGACAAGATCATCAAGAAGTTTGAAAAACAACTGAAGTCTCCAGTCTATCTTGTTTCACGTGTCGACTCTTCCATCATCGGTGGCATCATTGTCTCTGTGAATGGTCACCGCTACGATGCATCGGTAAAGGCACAGCTTGCCAACATCAGGAAGAAACTTTCCTCAACCTTCATCGGAAGTGATGAGTAA
- the atpB gene encoding F0F1 ATP synthase subunit A encodes MGEAFAEVSKSMTDLINTFYPQAVVGDTTVGLTVYTVWMIIAAVVCVAVLLVFTKKQSESMVPHGVIVNGIEYLIEFVENDIAKAMLGDTWRKHFPFLATLFFFVLFGNYIGMLPTWRPGTGSTGVTGAIALMSFIYFIYVGIRKKGLWGYVKSLAPSGIMLPIRILVWIIEVFSTFLRLITLAVRLFCNMFAGHVVMGTFAIMCSIFLDPLINGAITAQAVGTGAMSILWMLLLLMIYGVELMIAFIQAYIFTLLSAVYINGAEADSD; translated from the coding sequence GTGGGCGAAGCCTTTGCTGAGGTTTCAAAGTCGATGACCGACCTCATCAATACGTTTTATCCTCAGGCAGTCGTCGGCGATACGACAGTCGGACTTACGGTCTATACCGTATGGATGATTATCGCTGCAGTGGTGTGTGTCGCCGTTTTGTTGGTGTTCACCAAAAAGCAGAGCGAGTCGATGGTGCCGCACGGCGTGATCGTGAACGGTATCGAGTACCTCATCGAGTTCGTTGAGAACGATATCGCGAAGGCAATGCTGGGGGACACCTGGAGAAAGCATTTCCCGTTCCTGGCAACGCTGTTCTTCTTTGTTCTGTTCGGAAACTACATCGGCATGCTCCCGACCTGGAGGCCGGGTACCGGCTCTACTGGCGTTACGGGTGCCATTGCTCTGATGTCCTTCATCTACTTCATCTACGTCGGCATCCGCAAAAAGGGCCTGTGGGGCTATGTGAAGTCCCTGGCGCCGAGCGGCATCATGTTGCCGATCCGTATTTTGGTCTGGATCATTGAGGTCTTCTCAACGTTCCTGCGTCTGATCACATTGGCTGTTCGTCTATTCTGCAATATGTTTGCAGGCCACGTGGTCATGGGTACATTCGCAATCATGTGCTCAATCTTCCTGGACCCGCTGATCAATGGTGCTATCACCGCTCAGGCAGTGGGCACTGGCGCGATGTCCATCCTGTGGATGCTCCTGCTTTTGATGATCTACGGTGTTGAGCTCATGATCGCCTTCATCCAGGCCTACATCTTCACCCTGCTCTCTGCGGTCTATATCAACGGCGCAGAAGCGGATTCTGATTAA
- the murA gene encoding UDP-N-acetylglucosamine 1-carboxyvinyltransferase: MEVIEVEGGHPIEGEVTVEGAKNSALKLMAATIMAPGVTTLTNVPNIADVHVMGKVLKKLGATIDVCDQHTLCIDTSGVDRWETPYELVAQMRASTAVLGPLLSRFGKAVVAMPGGCKIGARKIDMHILGLEALGVKFKIDHGNIHASAPNGITGRVVTLDFASVGATENLMMASVFAKGVTTIDNAAREPEIVDLANMLCEMGADIKGAGSPIIEVRGVKKLHPVTHRVVGDRIEAGTFLAIGGLMDRPITVKGFEPQHLGLVLRKYEEMGLTVERGNRCCTIYRKGPIHPIDIQTLPYPGFPTDMQAQTMCLLSMSDGTCIITENIFENRFMFASELNRMGSDIKIEGHHAIVHGVKKLSGAQVKSPDLRGGAALVMAGLVAEGLTTVSAIHHIDRGYEHFVEKLQSLGAHIVRTNIEDTEEELAS; the protein is encoded by the coding sequence ATGGAAGTCATTGAAGTTGAGGGTGGCCACCCGATAGAGGGGGAGGTCACTGTTGAAGGCGCTAAGAACTCGGCGTTGAAACTGATGGCAGCGACCATCATGGCGCCCGGCGTCACCACACTCACCAACGTCCCGAATATCGCGGACGTCCATGTGATGGGGAAGGTACTCAAGAAGTTAGGCGCCACCATCGATGTCTGCGATCAGCACACCCTGTGCATCGATACCTCCGGGGTGGACAGGTGGGAGACGCCCTACGAGCTCGTTGCGCAGATGCGCGCTTCAACCGCCGTGTTGGGACCACTCCTGTCCCGGTTCGGGAAGGCGGTTGTCGCAATGCCGGGCGGCTGCAAGATCGGCGCCCGCAAGATCGATATGCACATCCTGGGCCTTGAGGCCCTAGGAGTGAAGTTCAAGATCGACCATGGGAATATCCACGCATCGGCTCCGAACGGGATCACCGGCCGGGTCGTCACGCTGGACTTTGCTTCCGTCGGTGCGACCGAGAATCTGATGATGGCGTCGGTGTTCGCGAAGGGCGTCACGACCATCGACAACGCGGCGCGTGAGCCGGAGATCGTCGATCTAGCGAATATGCTCTGCGAGATGGGTGCCGATATCAAAGGCGCTGGTTCCCCGATCATCGAGGTCCGTGGCGTGAAGAAGCTTCACCCGGTTACCCACCGGGTCGTGGGGGACCGCATCGAGGCGGGGACCTTCCTGGCAATCGGAGGCCTTATGGACCGTCCGATCACCGTGAAGGGCTTTGAGCCGCAGCACTTAGGATTAGTCCTGCGTAAGTACGAAGAGATGGGGCTCACCGTCGAGCGCGGTAACCGCTGCTGCACGATCTACCGCAAGGGTCCAATCCATCCGATCGATATCCAGACACTACCGTATCCGGGATTCCCGACTGATATGCAGGCGCAGACGATGTGTTTGCTCTCGATGTCAGACGGAACCTGCATTATCACCGAAAATATCTTTGAGAACCGCTTCATGTTCGCAAGCGAACTCAACCGCATGGGATCCGATATCAAGATCGAAGGCCACCATGCGATCGTGCACGGTGTGAAGAAGCTCTCAGGCGCTCAGGTGAAGTCCCCAGATCTGCGCGGCGGTGCTGCTCTCGTTATGGCCGGTCTGGTCGCAGAGGGCCTCACAACGGTCTCCGCGATCCACCACATCGACCGTGGCTACGAGCACTTTGTCGAGAAGCTACAGTCCCTGGGTGCCCACATCGTGCGCACGAATATCGAGGACACTGAGGAGGAGCTTGCTTCGTAG
- the atpG gene encoding ATP synthase F1 subunit gamma, which yields MPNLKEISRRIASIKSTMQITRTMEMISTAKIRKALERAQEAAPYKDAIKNMLANVANAGIDVNQPLLQEHEKEKTVLFILIASDRGLAGGFNINLEREVMRAMQKLQREGKQTLLITCGRKPTDYFNYRGVKPVMSFTGISSEPTDDEADHIASYAMDGYTSGSIDRIMIYYMHARNRMQQDEVREQLLPVRAEDLAIPNPPRSREAVSKVGQTMYTEFTFDPSATRVLGYLMPAYIRTVIFHALLDSAAAEHGARRRAMQSATDNANDMVTSLSRMYNRVRQSSITTELNDIVGGASALEDNN from the coding sequence ATGCCGAACCTTAAGGAAATAAGCAGACGTATCGCTTCGATCAAGTCGACGATGCAGATCACCCGCACGATGGAGATGATTTCCACCGCGAAGATCCGCAAAGCCCTTGAGCGTGCGCAGGAGGCGGCTCCGTACAAGGACGCTATCAAAAACATGCTTGCCAATGTGGCGAATGCAGGGATCGATGTCAATCAACCCCTGCTCCAGGAGCATGAAAAAGAGAAGACCGTTCTGTTTATACTGATCGCTTCCGATCGTGGCCTCGCCGGTGGATTCAACATCAACCTCGAGCGTGAGGTCATGCGCGCGATGCAGAAGCTGCAGCGTGAAGGCAAGCAGACCTTGCTGATTACCTGTGGCCGTAAGCCGACTGATTACTTCAACTACCGTGGTGTGAAGCCGGTCATGTCCTTCACGGGCATCTCCAGTGAGCCGACGGACGATGAGGCAGACCATATCGCATCCTATGCGATGGACGGCTATACCTCAGGGTCTATCGACCGCATCATGATCTACTACATGCACGCCCGCAACCGTATGCAGCAGGATGAGGTTCGGGAGCAGCTGCTCCCGGTCAGGGCGGAGGATCTGGCGATCCCGAACCCGCCGCGTTCCCGCGAGGCAGTCAGCAAGGTCGGGCAGACCATGTATACCGAGTTCACCTTCGATCCATCCGCTACGCGCGTGCTTGGCTATCTGATGCCCGCCTACATCAGGACGGTCATCTTCCATGCCTTGCTTGACTCCGCAGCGGCTGAGCACGGCGCACGCCGCCGTGCTATGCAGTCCGCGACGGATAACGCGAACGATATGGTAACGTCGTTGAGCCGTATGTATAACCGTGTTCGTCAGAGCTCAATTACGACCGAGCTGAACGATATTGTCGGCGGTGCGTCCGCATTGGAGGACAACAACTGA
- the atpC gene encoding ATP synthase F1 subunit epsilon, with protein sequence MAEAQLNCQIVRPDRLLYEGPIGHVVLVSYTGEVGVWPGHAAEILALGDGVMRITRRKQDGGDLRRIVISGGYAEISNDTVIVLADHARDIDDIEPEVVNETKQKAIDARNALPEDDHRRAYYQNKIKWCDLLLKQVKTTSTAQKRN encoded by the coding sequence ATGGCAGAGGCACAACTGAACTGTCAAATTGTACGTCCGGATAGGCTTCTGTATGAGGGGCCTATCGGCCACGTAGTCCTCGTTTCCTACACCGGAGAAGTGGGCGTCTGGCCCGGCCATGCGGCCGAGATCCTGGCGCTCGGCGACGGCGTAATGAGGATCACGCGCAGAAAGCAGGACGGCGGCGATCTTCGCCGTATCGTTATCTCCGGCGGCTACGCCGAGATCTCAAACGATACGGTGATCGTGCTCGCCGACCATGCGCGTGATATCGACGATATCGAGCCGGAAGTGGTCAACGAGACAAAGCAGAAGGCGATCGATGCCCGCAATGCGCTGCCTGAGGACGACCACCGCCGCGCGTACTACCAAAACAAGATCAAGTGGTGCGATCTGTTGCTGAAGCAGGTCAAAACCACCTCAACTGCTCAAAAGCGTAACTAG
- a CDS encoding ATP synthase F0 subunit C → MNVIGYALCVIGAAFGISFSAANVATSMARQPEVQGRLFTVFILAAAFIEALCLIGFVVAIM, encoded by the coding sequence GTGAACGTTATTGGCTACGCACTCTGCGTGATTGGTGCTGCATTCGGCATCAGCTTCTCGGCTGCCAACGTTGCAACTAGCATGGCTCGTCAGCCTGAGGTTCAGGGTCGTCTGTTTACGGTCTTCATTCTTGCAGCAGCATTTATTGAGGCTTTGTGCCTGATCGGCTTTGTTGTAGCCATTATGTAG
- the atpD gene encoding F0F1 ATP synthase subunit beta yields the protein MAEKKKNSVDFEALQCNLKEHSAGVGTVDRIVGAIVDVEFDNQVPDIYNALIVDGTTPVGKVHVVLEVESQLPHGIVRCVAMASTNGMQRGMEAHDTGRPMMMPVGEATLGRVWNVMGQPVDDKPMPQGVSYYPIHRPAPEFDDLTTTTEIYETGIKAIDLLEPYVRGGKTGLLGGAGVGKTVLIQELINNLAQEHNGTSVFTGVGERTREGTDLYLEMTESGVINKTCLVYGQMNEPPGARLRVGLAGLTEAEYFRDQGQDVLLFIDNIFRFSQAGSEVSALLGRTPSAVGYQPTLATEMGDLQERITSTREGSITSVQAVYVPADDLTDPAPATTFTHLDATTVLSRKITELGIYPAVDPLASSSSALDPSIVGEEHYRVATGVQEILQEYSDLQDIISILGMDELSEEQRKTVSRARKVQQFLSQAFHVAEKFTGQPGVYVHVEDTVRSFAEIIDGKCDDIPEQAFRNASTIDDVRQRAAKMQAETQAAETAE from the coding sequence ATGGCAGAGAAGAAAAAGAACAGTGTTGACTTTGAGGCGCTGCAATGCAACTTAAAAGAGCACAGCGCCGGGGTCGGTACTGTTGATCGTATCGTCGGTGCAATTGTCGACGTTGAATTCGATAACCAGGTGCCGGATATCTACAACGCGCTGATCGTCGACGGCACCACGCCGGTGGGCAAGGTCCACGTGGTCCTGGAGGTTGAGTCTCAGCTTCCCCACGGTATCGTCCGCTGTGTCGCTATGGCGTCAACCAACGGAATGCAGCGCGGCATGGAGGCCCACGATACCGGCCGTCCTATGATGATGCCAGTCGGCGAGGCAACCCTCGGCCGTGTCTGGAACGTTATGGGCCAGCCAGTCGACGACAAGCCGATGCCGCAGGGCGTCTCATACTACCCGATCCACCGTCCCGCCCCTGAATTTGACGATCTGACCACGACCACGGAGATCTACGAGACGGGCATCAAGGCTATTGACCTGCTTGAGCCCTACGTCCGTGGCGGCAAGACCGGCCTTCTGGGCGGCGCAGGCGTCGGTAAGACCGTCCTTATTCAGGAGCTGATCAACAACCTGGCGCAGGAGCACAACGGCACCTCCGTCTTCACCGGTGTCGGCGAGCGTACCCGTGAGGGCACCGACCTGTACCTCGAGATGACCGAGTCCGGCGTCATCAACAAGACCTGCTTGGTCTACGGGCAGATGAATGAGCCGCCCGGAGCCCGTCTGCGCGTCGGTTTGGCGGGGTTGACCGAGGCAGAGTACTTCCGCGACCAAGGCCAGGACGTGCTGCTCTTTATCGACAACATCTTCCGCTTCTCACAGGCAGGCTCTGAGGTCTCCGCACTGCTCGGCAGAACTCCATCCGCCGTCGGCTACCAGCCGACGCTGGCGACCGAGATGGGCGATCTACAGGAAAGAATTACCTCCACCCGTGAGGGATCCATCACCTCCGTGCAGGCAGTCTACGTCCCGGCAGACGATCTGACCGACCCGGCACCGGCTACGACCTTTACGCACCTGGATGCAACGACGGTCCTCTCCCGTAAGATCACCGAGCTGGGTATTTACCCGGCTGTCGATCCGCTGGCTTCCTCCAGCTCCGCGCTTGACCCCTCCATTGTCGGTGAAGAGCACTACCGTGTCGCCACCGGCGTGCAGGAGATCCTGCAGGAGTACTCGGACCTTCAGGACATCATCTCTATCCTGGGTATGGACGAGCTCTCCGAAGAGCAGCGCAAGACCGTCTCTCGTGCCCGCAAGGTCCAGCAGTTCCTGTCCCAGGCCTTCCACGTAGCAGAGAAGTTCACCGGCCAGCCCGGCGTCTATGTCCACGTCGAGGATACGGTCCGCTCCTTCGCAGAGATCATCGACGGCAAGTGCGATGATATCCCTGAGCAGGCGTTCCGCAACGCAAGCACGATTGACGACGTGCGCCAGCGTGCCGCGAAGATGCAGGCTGAGACGCAAGCGGCCGAGACTGCTGAATAG